In Streptomyces sp. NBC_00569, a single genomic region encodes these proteins:
- a CDS encoding sulfite exporter TauE/SafE family protein — MPRTLIASVGFGVAVVAGLFGLGGPMLNVPLLVVCGLPVLSALAAAQAQSVVIAAIGTVGYVLHGSVDRGLSALVGVPELVGVIVGWRIAHAVPARRLKYALVGTLLAPAPYLALHT, encoded by the coding sequence GTGCCGCGCACGCTCATCGCTTCGGTGGGCTTCGGAGTTGCCGTCGTGGCCGGGCTCTTCGGCCTCGGCGGTCCGATGCTGAACGTGCCCCTCCTGGTCGTCTGCGGGCTCCCGGTGCTGTCCGCCCTGGCCGCGGCGCAGGCGCAGTCCGTGGTGATCGCGGCGATCGGCACGGTCGGGTACGTGCTGCACGGATCCGTCGACCGGGGGCTCTCCGCGCTGGTCGGAGTGCCGGAGCTGGTCGGTGTGATCGTGGGCTGGAGGATCGCCCACGCCGTGCCCGCACGCCGGCTCAAGTACGCCCTCGTGGGAACGCTCCTGGCGCCGGCTCCGTACCTCGCCCTCCACACCTGA
- a CDS encoding PPOX class F420-dependent oxidoreductase: MDHTRLARLGAGKYLLVTSFRKNGSPVATPVWVVRDGSALGAWTAADSWKVKRIRNRAEVLVGPCDARGNPTGDQSPATAVICSPQDTARYRDLIRSKYGLLGRLTLLGSRLRRGLDGTVGIRITLDE; this comes from the coding sequence ATGGATCACACGCGGCTCGCGCGGCTCGGCGCCGGAAAGTACCTGCTGGTCACGAGCTTCCGGAAGAACGGCAGCCCGGTGGCCACCCCCGTCTGGGTGGTCAGGGACGGGTCCGCGCTCGGTGCCTGGACAGCCGCCGACTCGTGGAAGGTGAAGCGGATCCGGAACCGCGCGGAGGTTCTGGTGGGGCCGTGCGACGCCCGCGGAAACCCGACCGGCGATCAGTCGCCCGCCACGGCGGTGATCTGCTCCCCGCAGGACACCGCCCGCTATCGCGACCTGATCCGGAGCAAGTACGGCCTGCTCGGCAGATTGACGCTGCTGGGCAGCCGTCTGCGCCGCGGCCTCGACGGCACGGTGGGCATCCGCATCACGCTCGACGAGTGA
- the ligA gene encoding NAD-dependent DNA ligase LigA, protein MTTTSGEFVLADAAAYAQAVTDASLAAGAYYTGGTSALDDDAYDRLVRAVAAYEADHPDEVLPHSPTGKVGGGAVEGDVPHTVPMLSLDNVFDGEQFTTWTASVARRIGHEVTRWNVQPKLDGLAIAARYHEGRLTQLITRGDGTAGEDVSHAIGTVEGLPDRLTEPHTVEVRGEVLMTIGQFEHANEVRTDHGGAPFANPRNAAAGTLRAKERAYTVPMTFFAYGLLPLPGTSAEHAEALRSLAHGELMDRAATLGVNTPATTAVSGLTVDTVEEVLARVEHIAGLRAELPFGIDGIVVKADLAADQEAAGSGTRAPRWAIAFKLPAVEKITRLLDVEWNVGRTGIIAPRAVLEPVDIDGSTVTYATLHNPADITRRDLRLGDHVMVYKAGDIIPRIEAPVAHLRTGDEQPIAFPDVCPQCGSGIDTSEQRWRCERGRNCHLVASLSYAAGRDQLDIEGLGATRVVQLVEAGLVAGLADLFALTRDGLLALDRMGETSTDNLLAAIEAAKAQPLSRVLCALGVRGTGRSMSRRIARHFATMDHIRAADAEAMQRVEGIGAEKAPVIVSELAELAPLIDRLAAAGVNMTEPGATPPAPEAETDGAGEPAAAAGPLDGMTVVVTGGMTGPLEKLSRNQMNELIERAGGKSSSSVSKRTSLVVAGEGAGSKRAKAEDLGIRLATPDEFAELVADLLQ, encoded by the coding sequence ATGACAACGACTTCTGGTGAGTTCGTCCTGGCCGACGCCGCTGCCTACGCCCAGGCCGTCACGGACGCGTCCCTGGCGGCGGGCGCCTACTACACGGGCGGGACGTCCGCCCTCGACGACGACGCGTACGACCGGCTCGTGCGGGCCGTCGCCGCGTACGAGGCGGACCACCCCGACGAGGTGCTGCCGCACTCGCCGACCGGCAAGGTCGGGGGCGGTGCCGTCGAGGGGGACGTGCCGCACACGGTCCCGATGCTGAGCCTGGACAACGTGTTCGACGGTGAGCAGTTCACCACCTGGACCGCGTCGGTTGCCCGCCGGATCGGCCACGAGGTGACCCGGTGGAACGTCCAGCCCAAGCTGGACGGGCTGGCCATCGCCGCGCGCTACCACGAGGGGCGCCTCACGCAGCTGATCACCAGGGGCGACGGGACGGCCGGGGAGGACGTCTCGCACGCGATCGGCACCGTCGAGGGCCTGCCCGACCGCCTCACCGAGCCGCACACGGTCGAGGTGCGGGGCGAAGTCCTCATGACGATCGGCCAGTTCGAGCACGCGAACGAGGTGCGTACGGACCACGGCGGCGCCCCCTTCGCCAACCCGAGGAACGCCGCGGCGGGCACACTCAGGGCCAAGGAGCGCGCCTACACGGTGCCGATGACGTTCTTCGCGTACGGCCTGCTGCCCCTGCCCGGCACGTCGGCCGAGCACGCCGAGGCGCTGCGCTCCCTGGCCCACGGCGAACTGATGGACCGCGCGGCCACGCTCGGCGTCAACACACCGGCCACGACGGCCGTCTCGGGCCTCACCGTCGACACCGTCGAGGAGGTGCTCGCGCGGGTCGAGCACATCGCGGGCCTGCGCGCCGAGCTGCCGTTCGGCATCGACGGGATCGTCGTCAAGGCGGACCTCGCGGCCGACCAGGAGGCCGCCGGATCGGGCACGCGCGCCCCGCGCTGGGCCATCGCCTTCAAGCTGCCGGCCGTCGAGAAGATCACCCGCCTCCTCGACGTGGAGTGGAACGTCGGCCGTACGGGGATCATCGCCCCGCGTGCCGTCCTCGAACCCGTCGACATCGACGGCAGCACGGTCACGTACGCCACGCTGCACAACCCGGCCGACATCACCCGGCGCGACCTGCGGCTCGGAGACCACGTGATGGTCTACAAGGCGGGCGACATCATCCCCCGCATCGAGGCGCCCGTCGCCCACCTGCGCACCGGCGACGAACAGCCGATCGCGTTCCCCGACGTGTGCCCGCAATGCGGCTCCGGCATCGACACGAGTGAGCAGCGCTGGCGCTGCGAACGCGGCCGGAACTGCCACCTGGTGGCCTCGCTCTCCTACGCGGCGGGCCGCGACCAGCTCGACATCGAGGGCCTCGGCGCCACCCGTGTCGTCCAGCTCGTCGAGGCGGGCCTGGTCGCCGGCCTCGCCGACCTGTTCGCCCTCACCCGTGACGGGCTCTTGGCGCTCGACCGGATGGGGGAGACCAGCACGGACAACCTTCTCGCCGCGATCGAGGCCGCCAAGGCCCAGCCGCTGTCCCGGGTGCTGTGTGCCCTCGGGGTGCGGGGCACCGGCCGGTCCATGTCCCGTCGTATCGCCCGTCACTTCGCCACGATGGACCACATCCGCGCCGCGGACGCCGAGGCGATGCAGCGGGTCGAGGGCATCGGCGCCGAGAAGGCTCCGGTGATCGTCTCCGAGCTGGCCGAACTCGCCCCGCTCATCGACCGGCTGGCCGCCGCGGGGGTGAACATGACGGAACCCGGTGCCACCCCGCCCGCCCCGGAGGCCGAGACGGACGGAGCGGGCGAACCGGCGGCCGCCGCGGGCCCGCTGGACGGCATGACCGTCGTCGTCACGGGAGGCATGACCGGCCCTCTGGAGAAGCTCAGCCGCAACCAGATGAACGAACTCATCGAGCGGGCCGGCGGGAAGTCGTCCTCCAGCGTCTCCAAGCGCACCTCGCTCGTCGTCGCCGGTGAGGGCGCGGGTTCCAAGCGGGCCAAGGCCGAGGACCTGGGCATCCGTCTCGCCACACCGGACGAGTTCGCCGAACTCGTCGCGGACCTCCTGCAGTGA
- a CDS encoding TetR/AcrR family transcriptional regulator: protein MGRRKDQEARRAQLHQATLRALHSRGLEGLRLRDVAEEAGVTSAAVLYYYDDLDELMYETFQRAIERFSREREESAEKFPDARDRLRACVDHGVADGPDDLLPRLLFEYWPRSLRDPRAAALDATLTERQIAVYYATLVLGEAQGHFVLAQPAGQLAAGFVAMEDGFQMEVLAGRRTRAEVIAMLHAYARMATGFDPSA from the coding sequence GTGGGACGGCGCAAGGACCAGGAGGCGCGGCGCGCGCAACTGCACCAGGCCACGCTGCGCGCCCTGCACAGCCGGGGCCTCGAAGGTCTGCGGCTGCGCGATGTCGCCGAGGAGGCCGGGGTCACGTCGGCCGCGGTGCTCTACTACTACGACGACCTCGACGAGCTGATGTACGAGACGTTCCAGCGGGCGATCGAGCGCTTCAGCCGTGAGCGTGAGGAGAGCGCCGAGAAGTTCCCGGACGCCCGGGACCGGCTGCGGGCCTGTGTCGATCACGGCGTTGCCGACGGGCCGGACGACCTGCTGCCCCGGCTGCTCTTCGAGTACTGGCCGCGCAGCCTGCGCGACCCTCGGGCGGCGGCCCTCGATGCCACGCTGACCGAGCGTCAAATCGCCGTGTACTACGCCACGTTGGTTCTCGGCGAGGCGCAGGGGCACTTCGTGCTCGCCCAGCCCGCGGGGCAACTGGCCGCCGGGTTCGTGGCGATGGAGGACGGCTTCCAGATGGAGGTGCTCGCGGGGCGCCGCACGCGCGCCGAGGTGATCGCCATGCTGCACGCGTACGCCCGGATGGCCACGGGGTTCGACCCGTCGGCGTGA
- a CDS encoding MerR family transcriptional regulator, producing the protein MRLAELSELSGVSIPTIKYYLREQLLPPGRRLTVTQAEYDDSHLRRLRLVRALIQVGRVPVATAREVLAAVDDDSLGRTIRMGAALWALPQPPAAPEGDPATVEATSAVDRLLVELGWDTAREIGSLSPSYRTLVTTVATLNRLGYTCGTPELTPYARHMERVAEHDIDRLDTFPEEVEKVEAAVAAAVLYEPVLLMLRRLAQEEHSARRFGL; encoded by the coding sequence ATGCGACTCGCGGAACTCAGCGAACTGAGCGGGGTCTCCATCCCCACCATCAAGTACTACCTGCGCGAACAACTCCTGCCTCCGGGAAGGCGCTTGACGGTCACTCAGGCCGAGTACGACGACTCCCACCTGCGCCGGCTGCGGCTCGTGCGGGCACTGATCCAGGTCGGCCGGGTGCCGGTGGCGACCGCTCGCGAGGTGCTCGCAGCGGTGGACGACGACTCGCTGGGCCGCACGATCCGCATGGGCGCGGCCCTGTGGGCGCTGCCGCAGCCGCCCGCGGCACCCGAGGGCGACCCGGCCACGGTCGAAGCGACCTCGGCCGTCGACCGGCTCCTGGTGGAACTCGGCTGGGACACCGCACGCGAGATCGGCAGCCTCTCCCCCTCGTACCGCACCCTCGTCACGACGGTCGCCACGCTCAACCGACTCGGCTACACCTGCGGAACACCCGAACTCACCCCGTACGCACGGCACATGGAGCGCGTCGCCGAGCACGACATCGACCGGCTCGACACCTTCCCCGAGGAGGTGGAGAAGGTCGAGGCCGCGGTCGCGGCGGCGGTCCTGTACGAGCCGGTCCTGCTCATGCTGCGCAGACTCGCCCAGGAGGAGCACTCGGCGCGCCGGTTCGGACTCTGA
- a CDS encoding D-2-hydroxyacid dehydrogenase family protein — protein MADWTRVGTDVEVRSLQRHLPTEDAVVAAAGDCEIVVAMRERTPFTDTLFARLPQLRLLITSGMRNASIDLAAAARHGVTVCGTASNSEPPVELTWAIILGLARNVVRESNALRDAGPWQSTLGADLHGRRLGLLGLGKIGTKVGHVGQAFGMDVAAWSENLTEERAAAAGVTLASSKEDLLESSDFVSVHLVLSDRTRGLIGADEMKRMRSTAYLVNTSRAAIVDQDALVRALHDGWIAGAGADVFETEPLPADHPLRTAPNFLGLPHLGYVTRRNYEGYFEGAVEDIEAFLAGSPVRTLTA, from the coding sequence ATGGCGGACTGGACCAGAGTGGGGACGGACGTCGAAGTCCGTTCCCTGCAGCGCCACTTGCCGACCGAGGACGCCGTCGTCGCGGCGGCCGGCGACTGCGAGATCGTGGTCGCGATGAGGGAGCGCACCCCCTTCACGGACACCCTCTTCGCCCGCCTTCCGCAGCTGCGACTCCTCATCACCTCGGGGATGCGCAACGCCTCCATCGACCTGGCCGCAGCGGCCCGGCACGGGGTCACGGTGTGCGGCACCGCCAGCAACTCCGAGCCGCCCGTCGAACTGACCTGGGCGATCATCCTCGGCCTCGCCCGGAACGTGGTGCGCGAGAGCAACGCCCTGCGCGACGCGGGCCCCTGGCAGAGCACCCTCGGCGCCGACCTGCACGGGCGCCGCCTCGGCCTCCTCGGGCTCGGGAAGATCGGCACCAAGGTCGGCCATGTGGGCCAGGCCTTCGGCATGGACGTGGCAGCGTGGAGCGAGAACCTCACCGAAGAGCGCGCGGCGGCGGCCGGTGTCACCCTCGCGTCCTCCAAGGAGGACCTCCTGGAGAGCAGTGACTTCGTCTCCGTCCACCTCGTGCTCAGCGACCGCACGCGCGGCCTGATCGGCGCGGACGAAATGAAGCGCATGCGCTCCACCGCCTACCTGGTCAACACCTCGCGCGCCGCGATCGTCGACCAGGACGCCCTGGTACGTGCCCTGCACGACGGCTGGATCGCGGGCGCGGGCGCCGACGTCTTCGAGACGGAGCCGCTTCCGGCCGACCATCCGCTGCGCACCGCCCCGAACTTCCTCGGCCTGCCGCACCTCGGCTATGTCACCCGCCGCAACTACGAGGGCTATTTCGAGGGCGCGGTCGAGGACATCGAGGCGTTCCTCGCGGGGAGCCCCGTGCGCACGCTGACGGCCTGA
- a CDS encoding DUF4188 domain-containing protein — translation MGAKTHAGRVTAGAQGEVVVFLIGMRINHFWAVHRWLPVFVAMPMMIRELNRDRSLGLLHHILLTGSPRTYMVVQYWESKEKLLAYAAAPDRRHHPWWARINRYARKSARHVGIWHETYVVPEGSYETIYGDMPAQGLGKAFGVAGLRDGVQAQDRLRV, via the coding sequence ATGGGCGCGAAGACACATGCCGGACGGGTGACCGCGGGCGCGCAGGGGGAAGTGGTGGTCTTCCTCATCGGCATGCGCATCAACCACTTCTGGGCGGTCCACCGGTGGCTGCCCGTGTTCGTCGCGATGCCCATGATGATCAGGGAACTGAACCGCGACCGCTCCCTCGGCCTCCTGCACCACATCCTGCTCACGGGCTCGCCGCGCACCTACATGGTCGTCCAGTACTGGGAGTCGAAGGAGAAGCTGCTCGCCTACGCCGCGGCCCCGGACAGGCGCCATCACCCCTGGTGGGCGCGGATCAACCGATACGCCCGCAAGAGCGCGCGGCACGTGGGGATCTGGCACGAGACGTACGTCGTACCCGAGGGCTCCTACGAGACGATCTACGGGGACATGCCGGCCCAAGGCCTCGGCAAGGCGTTCGGAGTGGCGGGCCTCAGGGACGGGGTGCAGGCGCAGGACCGGCTGCGGGTGTGA
- a CDS encoding sulfite exporter TauE/SafE family protein, with translation MPMHLDVLTLLLLALFGLAGGIGITAVGPGGVLPTIGMFLLTGLSPTGVAGTAIATHMATGVLGTAAYTRSGQLRDAVTRRTATVLAVAALVGTPLGVLLNTLVSGRGFGMLLACAVTVTGVLVWVRERRTPVEGSEPGVCRARSSLRWASELPSWPGSSASAVRC, from the coding sequence ATGCCCATGCACCTCGACGTCCTCACCCTGTTGCTCCTCGCCCTGTTCGGGCTCGCGGGAGGCATCGGGATCACCGCGGTGGGGCCCGGCGGTGTGCTGCCCACGATCGGGATGTTCCTGCTGACGGGGCTCTCCCCGACCGGCGTCGCGGGCACCGCCATCGCCACGCATATGGCGACCGGCGTCCTCGGCACGGCCGCGTACACCCGCTCGGGACAGCTGCGGGACGCCGTCACGCGTCGCACGGCGACGGTCCTCGCCGTGGCCGCACTCGTCGGGACACCTCTCGGGGTCCTGCTCAACACCCTTGTCTCGGGGCGGGGGTTCGGGATGCTGCTCGCGTGCGCCGTCACGGTGACGGGTGTCCTGGTGTGGGTGCGCGAGCGCCGTACGCCGGTCGAGGGGAGCGAGCCGGGGGTGTGCCGCGCACGCTCATCGCTTCGGTGGGCTTCGGAGTTGCCGTCGTGGCCGGGCTCTTCGGCCTCGGCGGTCCGATGCTGA
- a CDS encoding endo alpha-1,4 polygalactosaminidase produces MASRGTNVLIPVLITALLSSLVVGCSSGDGKGEGGAGNWTPPPRHAGFDYQIGGAYPPAKDVGVVSRDRSARPAPGLYNICYVNAFQAQPDQRDDWPDDLLLRDRNGRIVVDRDWDEPLLDIGTAKKRARVAARVGPWIDGCADHDFDAVEPDNYDSYTRSKGLLSARDATAFMALLVKRGHRAGLAVGQKNTAELAPGSRRLGADFAVAEECGAYDECGVYAKAFDDRVVVIEYTDAGLRKACRAFGRRLDIVRRDHDVTTPGSDGYVRRAC; encoded by the coding sequence ATGGCGTCACGCGGCACGAACGTGCTCATCCCCGTCCTGATCACCGCCCTGCTGTCCTCGCTCGTCGTCGGGTGCTCGTCCGGGGACGGAAAGGGCGAAGGCGGCGCGGGCAACTGGACTCCGCCGCCCCGGCACGCGGGCTTCGACTACCAGATCGGTGGCGCCTATCCGCCCGCGAAGGACGTCGGCGTCGTGAGCCGCGACCGGTCGGCGCGGCCCGCCCCCGGCCTGTACAACATCTGTTACGTCAACGCCTTCCAGGCACAGCCCGACCAACGGGACGACTGGCCGGACGATTTGCTGCTGCGCGACCGGAACGGCCGGATCGTCGTCGACCGGGACTGGGACGAGCCGCTCCTCGACATCGGCACGGCGAAGAAGCGCGCGCGGGTGGCGGCCCGCGTCGGCCCCTGGATCGACGGTTGCGCTGATCATGACTTCGACGCGGTCGAGCCGGACAACTACGACAGTTACACGCGCTCGAAGGGCCTGCTGAGCGCGCGGGACGCTACGGCGTTCATGGCGTTGCTGGTGAAGCGCGGGCACCGGGCCGGGCTCGCCGTCGGCCAGAAGAACACCGCCGAACTGGCCCCCGGCAGCCGTCGGTTGGGTGCCGACTTCGCCGTCGCCGAGGAGTGCGGCGCCTACGACGAGTGCGGTGTGTACGCGAAGGCCTTCGACGACCGGGTCGTGGTGATCGAGTACACCGACGCCGGCCTGCGCAAGGCCTGCCGCGCATTCGGAAGGCGATTGGACATCGTCCGCAGGGACCACGACGTGACGACTCCCGGCAGCGACGGTTATGTGCGGCGCGCCTGTTGA
- a CDS encoding carbon-nitrogen hydrolase family protein: MRTLSIAAVQTAPVPFDPEATWALFADRVRATRAMLPHVQLVVVPELMLSAEAPLFDAREDWMDKAAVTVPGPLTDRICDLARETGLWLVPGSVYERAGDGTVYNTALAVSPQGEIVARYRKVFPWQPYETTAPGSEFVVFDMPGIGRIGLAICYDGSFPETARQLAWLGAEVIVQPTLTTTRDRDMEIVCARANAWTNQVYVVNVNASDPAAVGTSVIVDPEGTVRQQAGPGQELLADVLDLDAVTRVREFGSSGLNRPWAQLERYGSSVRLPMYGGTFQPRPERG, encoded by the coding sequence ATGCGCACGCTCAGCATCGCCGCCGTACAGACCGCGCCCGTCCCCTTCGATCCCGAGGCCACGTGGGCGCTGTTCGCCGACCGGGTCCGCGCGACCCGCGCCATGCTTCCGCACGTCCAGCTCGTCGTGGTTCCCGAGCTGATGCTGTCCGCGGAGGCGCCACTGTTCGACGCCCGCGAGGACTGGATGGACAAGGCGGCCGTCACCGTCCCCGGGCCGCTCACCGACCGTATCTGCGACCTCGCCCGCGAGACGGGCCTGTGGCTCGTACCCGGCAGCGTCTACGAGCGCGCCGGCGACGGCACCGTCTACAACACCGCCCTCGCGGTCTCCCCGCAGGGCGAGATCGTCGCGCGCTACCGCAAGGTCTTCCCCTGGCAGCCCTACGAAACGACGGCGCCCGGCAGCGAGTTCGTCGTCTTCGACATGCCCGGTATCGGCAGGATCGGCCTCGCGATCTGTTACGACGGCTCGTTCCCCGAGACCGCGCGCCAGCTCGCCTGGCTGGGCGCCGAAGTGATCGTCCAGCCCACCCTCACCACCACCAGGGACCGCGACATGGAGATCGTCTGCGCCCGCGCCAACGCCTGGACGAACCAGGTCTACGTGGTGAACGTCAACGCCTCGGACCCCGCCGCCGTCGGCACCAGCGTCATCGTCGACCCCGAGGGCACGGTGCGCCAGCAGGCCGGCCCCGGCCAGGAACTCCTGGCGGACGTCCTCGACCTGGACGCGGTCACCCGCGTCCGCGAGTTCGGCTCCTCGGGCCTCAACCGGCCCTGGGCCCAGCTGGAGAGGTACGGCTCCAGCGTCCGACTGCCGATGTACGGCGGCACGTTCCAGCCGCGACCCGAGCGGGGCTGA
- a CDS encoding GntR family transcriptional regulator: MLPDERELGHALGATRNVIREALALLRDEGLIVRRRGIGTRVVTAKYGHRLERLTGLAETLVDHGTVTNEVRAARIVPHAPKAVTERLRLLDGSGAVYLERLGSLDGRPLSVDSTWLAPDIGRPLLDRDLAHRDVFDLIEETTGHRLGSAEVTVHAITAEPGTARLLEIPAGAALFASTA, translated from the coding sequence ATGCTGCCCGACGAGCGTGAGCTCGGCCATGCGCTCGGCGCCACCCGCAACGTCATCAGGGAAGCCCTCGCGCTGCTGCGAGACGAAGGGCTGATCGTCCGCAGACGCGGCATCGGCACCCGGGTCGTGACGGCGAAGTACGGGCACCGCCTCGAACGCCTCACCGGCCTCGCGGAGACACTCGTCGACCACGGCACCGTGACCAACGAGGTGCGTGCGGCCCGGATCGTGCCGCACGCACCGAAGGCGGTCACCGAACGACTCCGGCTGCTCGACGGGTCCGGCGCCGTGTACCTGGAGCGTCTGGGGAGCCTGGACGGCCGTCCCCTCTCCGTCGACTCGACCTGGCTCGCCCCCGACATCGGCCGGCCCCTGCTCGACCGCGATCTGGCCCACCGGGACGTCTTCGACCTCATTGAGGAGACGACGGGACACCGCCTCGGCAGCGCGGAGGTCACCGTGCACGCCATCACCGCCGAACCGGGCACCGCGCGGCTCCTCGAAATCCCCGCGGGCGCGGCTCTGTTCGCATCGACCGCCTGA
- a CDS encoding APC family permease: protein MNPDPPQTLALTTASPPPSKGLRSGSVGLLASVALGLSSVAPAYSIAVTLGFVTVAVGHLAPAALLLGFVPILLTAFAFRELNKEMPDCGTTFVWTTRAFGPASGWLLGGWVTQFATVTAMAALSQVGAGYLLGLLGLDSLASDETAVAVTAALLIGAITVIAYRGLQLAAVVQYVLLALQLVALFGFGAAALARHGALTPSLAWFDPFGFDSFGAFAKAVLLCLYIYWGWDALLTVNEETRDSERTPGKAALISTLVLLVTYLFTAVAAIGFAGTGTSGLGLGNAGNAADVLSALGPPVLGTALAKGVQLAVCVSAISALLTCVVGSSRATLSMSVHGALPRAFARIHPRHRTPSFGTVFMGAAAAVLLAALTWLSPAFLGDAILSIGLLIALYYGVTGLACAWLFRGQLRRSWRDALLKGVLPLTGGLMMLAAFVRSAIDMTDPAYGSTSLFGVGGVLLLGIGSVLLGLVVMLTLRHRFRPFFRDGRTAVTRLTVTED, encoded by the coding sequence GTGAACCCTGATCCCCCTCAGACACTCGCCCTCACCACCGCGTCCCCGCCGCCCTCCAAGGGCCTGCGGAGCGGGTCCGTCGGACTGCTCGCCTCCGTGGCGCTCGGCCTCTCCTCGGTCGCCCCGGCCTACAGCATCGCCGTGACGCTCGGCTTCGTGACGGTGGCCGTCGGACACCTCGCGCCCGCAGCGCTGCTCCTCGGATTCGTGCCGATCCTGCTGACGGCCTTCGCCTTCCGCGAGCTCAACAAGGAGATGCCCGACTGCGGGACCACCTTCGTGTGGACGACGCGCGCCTTCGGCCCCGCGTCCGGCTGGCTCCTGGGCGGCTGGGTCACCCAGTTCGCCACGGTGACGGCCATGGCCGCGCTCTCCCAGGTGGGCGCCGGATACCTCCTCGGGCTCCTCGGCCTGGACTCACTGGCCTCCGACGAGACCGCGGTCGCCGTCACCGCGGCGCTGCTCATCGGGGCCATCACCGTCATCGCGTACCGCGGCCTCCAGCTCGCCGCGGTCGTCCAGTACGTCCTGCTCGCGCTCCAGCTCGTCGCCCTCTTCGGCTTCGGCGCCGCCGCGCTCGCCCGGCACGGGGCGCTCACGCCCTCGCTCGCCTGGTTCGACCCGTTCGGCTTCGACAGCTTCGGGGCGTTCGCCAAAGCGGTCCTGCTCTGCCTCTACATCTACTGGGGCTGGGACGCGCTGCTCACCGTCAACGAAGAGACGCGCGACAGCGAGCGCACCCCCGGCAAGGCCGCGCTCATCTCGACGCTCGTCCTCCTGGTCACGTATCTGTTCACGGCGGTCGCCGCGATCGGCTTCGCGGGAACGGGCACCTCGGGCCTGGGACTCGGCAACGCCGGCAACGCGGCCGACGTCCTGTCCGCGCTCGGACCGCCCGTCCTCGGCACGGCACTCGCGAAGGGCGTCCAGCTGGCCGTGTGCGTGTCCGCGATCTCCGCGCTGCTCACCTGCGTCGTCGGCAGCTCACGGGCCACGCTGTCGATGAGCGTCCACGGCGCGCTGCCCCGGGCGTTCGCCCGCATCCACCCGCGCCACCGCACGCCCTCGTTCGGCACCGTCTTCATGGGCGCGGCGGCAGCGGTTCTCCTCGCGGCCCTGACCTGGCTCTCGCCCGCCTTCCTCGGCGACGCGATCCTCTCCATCGGGCTGCTCATCGCGCTCTACTACGGCGTCACCGGCCTGGCCTGCGCCTGGCTGTTCCGCGGGCAGCTGCGCCGGTCCTGGCGCGACGCGCTCCTCAAGGGAGTGCTGCCGCTCACCGGCGGCCTGATGATGCTCGCCGCGTTCGTCCGCAGCGCCATCGACATGACCGACCCCGCGTACGGCTCCACCTCACTGTTCGGCGTCGGCGGCGTGCTCCTCCTGGGCATCGGCTCCGTCCTGCTCGGCCTGGTCGTGATGCTGACGCTGCGCCACCGCTTCCGCCCGTTCTTCCGCGACGGCCGCACCGCCGTCACCCGACTGACTGTCACCGAGGACTGA
- a CDS encoding 4'-phosphopantetheinyl transferase family protein yields the protein MTPAPDVAPGPDLDPDPAAPVTPGPWDGRPSLWLLRTPGRGEPQPALDDSALDADERARAAAFVRNSDRGLYLAAHISLRRLLGACLATSPGNLRFTREPCPQCGGPHGRPALPGPHPPLHFSLSHCEGLVLIGVAGSPVGVDAERVPDPGTVGDLVKVLHPAERADLAALPAEARAAAFCRVWSRKEAYLKGVGVGLGRALDADYVGDRPRHDAVHPSGWSLRSLDLGPLRGTHAAAVALRDTAPPVLRILPDAYPHPPQQARRT from the coding sequence GTGACCCCGGCACCGGACGTCGCGCCGGGGCCGGACCTCGACCCTGATCCCGCGGCCCCGGTGACACCGGGCCCCTGGGACGGCCGCCCGTCCCTGTGGCTGCTCAGGACCCCGGGGCGCGGAGAACCGCAGCCCGCACTGGACGACTCCGCTCTCGACGCGGACGAGCGGGCCCGGGCAGCCGCCTTCGTGCGGAACTCGGACCGCGGCCTGTACCTGGCTGCACACATCTCCCTGCGTCGGCTCCTCGGCGCCTGTCTGGCGACCTCGCCGGGGAATCTCCGGTTCACCCGCGAGCCGTGTCCGCAGTGCGGCGGCCCGCACGGACGCCCGGCCCTGCCCGGCCCCCACCCGCCGCTGCACTTCTCCCTCTCGCACTGCGAGGGGCTCGTCCTGATCGGCGTGGCGGGAAGCCCGGTGGGCGTGGACGCCGAGCGGGTGCCGGACCCCGGGACCGTGGGTGACCTGGTGAAGGTGCTGCACCCGGCGGAACGCGCCGATCTCGCCGCGCTCCCGGCGGAGGCACGCGCCGCGGCCTTCTGCCGGGTATGGTCCCGCAAGGAGGCCTACCTCAAGGGCGTCGGCGTCGGCCTGGGCCGCGCCCTGGACGCCGACTACGTGGGTGACCGTCCACGCCACGATGCCGTCCACCCTTCCGGCTGGTCCCTGCGCTCCCTCGACCTCGGACCGCTGCGCGGCACACACGCCGCCGCGGTCGCCCTGCGGGACACCGCGCCGCCGGTCCTGCGCATCCTGCCCGACGCGTACCCGCACCCCCCTCAACAGGCGCGCCGCACATAA